The bacterium sequence TGTGATTTGTTCCAGGGAGATTCCGATGACAATACAGACGATGGACTAAACTGGATCACCGGGACATCATCATCTGTTGAAAAAGAGACATACTATGTCTCTGTAAGCGGAGATGACAGTTCAGACGGGAAAAGTATAGACAGACCGCTAAAGACTCTTGCTGCTGCCTTAAGAAAAATTAAACCTGGCGGAAAAATCTTAATCCTGCCCGGAACATTTTATGAAAGCCTCGGTATGCAGAATTTTGGCAGCAAAATTGATACAATTACAATTGCAGGGTTCAATGGACTGCCTGTTATAGATGGCGGAAATAAAAAGACCATGGGTATTTTTGCAACAGATTGCATAAATCTGATTTTTCAGAACCTCCTGTTCCGGAATTTTACCGATGCGGGACTGGTTGTATCTGCATGTGACGGCATTATAATAAAGGATGTTATTGTAAAGGATAACGGACATGCAGTAAAGTTGATTGATTGGGAATTTGAAGGATACGGAATTCATGTGGAAAATTCAAAACATGTGCTGATAGAAGGAGTCGAAGCGTATGGAAACGGTCCTCATCCGAAAAAGACAAAAGATATTTTACTTGGCACAGGGATAAATACATACGGAAATGAGGATATAATCATACGAAATAATTCAAGTCATCACAATACTGGCGGAGGTTTGTTGATTGAAGACAGTTATGACGTTTTGGCGGAAGGCAATATTCTATACGATAATGACTGTGATGCCAGCGCGGATGAATGGTGGGATGCAGGTTTATGGTTAGACGGCGGTAAAAACGTGACACTAAGGAACAATCTCTGCTATAATAATCTTGGCGCAGGTATTGAGGTCAGTGACGAAGACCGGCAGTCTCCCACAGGATATGTTCTGGAAAACAATATTTGCAGAAATAACTATTTTGGTATATTTGTCTGGAATTTTGGTACGTTGGACTGGCCGGATCAAGAGGTGATTAAACTGTCAGGGAATCAGTTTTCAGATAATTTACGGAAAGATGTATGGATAGTGGACTGGATGGAATAGTTAAAATACATCAATAAATGTAAACCAGTTATTCTTAATAATCAGATTGTTCTTTTATAGAACAATTTAAGAATCAACCCGCTTTATTAAGGCATTCAATTATTTCCGTTTTCTTAAAATAATTTCTCCGGAGTTTGCAAAATCTTCCTATTAAAATACAGTAGAACGATATTTGAAAATATCTGCTTTTACTCTGAATTTATTCCCGATTTTTTAATATTTTTATATCTTTTATGCAAAAAATTTCTTACCTTAACCAGCTTGAAAATTAATGAGTTTTAGAAGACAGAAAAGGATCTAATGAGAAAAAAGAATATTCGTAATATAGCGATAATTGCACATGTGGATCACGGAAAAACCACACTTGTTGACGGAATGTTAAAACAGAGCGGCATATACCGTGACAATGAGACAATTACCGAACGGGTTATGGATTCCATGGATCTTGAACGTGAGAGAGGTATCACAATTATGGCTAAAAATACTGCTGTGCGGTATGGCAGTATTAAGATTAACATTGTTGACACACCTGGCCATGCGGACTTTGGCGGAGAAGTTGAACGGAGCCTCAATCTCGTTGACGGAGCAATACTCCTTGTTGATGCCAGCGAGGGCCCTCTGCCTCAAACACGTTTTGTTGTTAAAAAAGCTCTTGATAAAAAACTGCCGATCATTCTTGTAATTAACAAAATTGACCGCTCAGACCAGCGTATTGAAGAAGTAATTAATGAAGTTTATGACTTGTTTATTGATTTGGATGCTTCTGAAGATCAGATAGATTTTCCTGTTCTATACACCAATGCCAAGGCGGGAATAGCACATTTAAAGCACGGAGATGATTCAGAAAACCTCAAGCCGCTGTTTGAAACCATTATCAGTAAAATCCCCGGTCCGGAGACGGATGATGAGGCGATTCCCCAATTTCTTGTCACAAACCTGTCTTATGATTCATATGTGGGCCAGATTGCAGTAGGCCGTCTTTTTAATGGTACTCTGGAACTGGGTAAGCAGTACAGCCATTGTACAAAAAAGGAAGTAGTGAAAGGTGTCAAATTTTCAGCTCTCTATACTTTTGAAAATCTCAAACGCAAGGACACACAAAAAGCTGAAGCCGGTGATATTATTGCTCTTGCAGGTGTTGATAATATTGAAATCGGTGATACTATCAGCGACCTGGAGAATCCAAAGCCTTTGGAGCGCATTCATATAGACGAACCTACACTCTCAATGATTTTTTATGTTAATAAAAGCCCTTTTGCCGGAACCGAAGGCCAATTCCTGACCTCACGCCATATCAGAGAAAGACTGTACAGAGAGACACTTGGAAATATGGCCATAAATGTAGAAGATACTGAACGCCATGATGCATTTGAGGTTTTCGGCAGAGGCGAACTTCAGATGGCTGTACTTATTGAGACAATGCGGCGTGAAGGATATGAATTTGCAGTATCAAAGCCCAAGGTCGTTACAAAAATAATTGACGATAAAAAATGCGAACCTGTAGAACATGTGTTTATTGATGTTCCTGAAGTTTATGTGGGTGTAATAACTGAAAAACTCGCCGTACGTAAAGGCCGTATGATTAACATGGTTAACCACGGCCACGGCCGTTATGATCTTGAGTTCCTGATCCCCGCAAGAGGGCTCATAGGCTTCCGCAGCCAATTTCTAACAGACACCAAAGGTTCCGGTATAATGAATTCAATTCTTAACGGTTACGAACCCTGGTTCGGGCCAATACCGCAACGAACAACAGGCGCTCTTGTTGCTGACAGAGTAGGCCGTGTAACTAATTACGCCAGGTTGGCAATGGTAGACAGAGGCACCCTGTTTGTAAAAACAGGAACGCAAGTCTACGAGGGAATGATTATAGGCGAACGAAACCGCACTGCAGACCTGTACGTTAATATAACAAAAGAGAAAAAACTGACCAACATGCGCAGTTCAACTTCTGAAGCCACAGTAACATTAAGGCCTCCTACTATGCTGTCCCTTGATCAGGCAATTGAATTCATTGCAGAAGATGAGCTTGTAGAAGTTACACCGCAGAATATAAGGCTTGCAAAAATGATTCGGGAAAGAAAAAAACGAGGGCCAAAAATATAAATCCTAACTTCAACGCACATTAAAAATTAATTTGAATAGCAATTTTCTTTTGACAATGTAAATAAAAATTCACAACTCAGATTCCAATAAGCAATAACTAAAAAACGAAAAATCCATGTTAAAACGCCCTAAAATATTTTTTATCTGCAATATCTAACATTTGCTTATCGCCTTTACTGTCACCATATACATAAATACTGTTATATTCGGAAAGATTATATTTTTCCTTAATTCTATTCAATTTTTCATTACCATAGCAATTTTTACCAGCAAGCTTCCCTGTTATTCTGTTTTTTTTTACTTCAAGCATAGTTGAAATAAGATCAATATCGTTCTTGCTGCACCATGCTTTTAAATAACACTCCAACGAAGCAGAAACAATCACAACTTTATGATTTTTCTGCTTATGCCACTTAATTTTTTCTATCGCCCTGCTATTTACAATTTTATCTATTTCATTTATTGAATATTGATTGGCTATGTTCTGTAAATAATCTATTTCCCAATTTTTAAAAAAATAGGCAATCAATTTTTCTTTTGCAATAAAATTCGGGATTATTTTCAGCTTATATGCTGCAAGCACAGGAGTCAATAAAATTAAACCTGAATAATAATTCTTTTTGCCAACTGAATACTTTATAAAATCAGGGAAACTATCTTTCCCCGTTACAGTACCATCAAAATCAAAAAATGCTATATCTGTCATGCCTACTTCTTTAGGTTATTCTTTTTATCGTCTTCCGGAGTATAGGAATACAATACACCGCATGCCTCATAATGGCTTATTTTATAAACCTGCCGCAGACCCTTATTTTTCAGTAACTCAGATTGTGCTATATTATCTCCATGTGCATCAAGCACCCAGAAAGAGTCAGGTAAAAAACCGCTGTTGTAATCCGACTGCAGGCTGTCAATACTATATATATGAAAATCCATACCCAACATATCTGCATAAGTACTATACCCATACCCGTTGAAAACAATATCAAACATGGGTATTTTGTTATTAATTTTATTGGCATCTACAAAAACTTCACGCCATTGCTCCTTGTTTATCTTATTATAATAGCCCATATAATATAATTGGAATATTGATAAAAAAACGATTATTGCAACTATTATTTCGCCTTGTTTTTTTGTTCCAATTAAATAAACTCCAAATGCAAGGAACACTATGATTGCTGGAACGACAATAATGGTGTTTCTTACTGTCAGGATAGGGACTGATATGACGCTCTCTAAATAGGGCAAAATATACCCGCTCCCAATCCAGATTAAAAGTATTATTGTTTTAAATTTAAAATCTGTTTTATCACGTTTATTAAACAGGGAAAAGAGACTAATTAATGAAACATAAAAATAAACTATAATTAAATAAACATTTCTAAAATAATACTTTATATAATACACAACAAAGGCAGGGGGAGGACAAATAATCCAAAAACTCTTTCTTGATAAATTTCTAAGTAAATTCTTTCTTAGTGGAAGCAAAGAAATAATAATTGCTAATAATGCAATTCCAGCAACTACAATTAAGTATTTTTGTTTTTCTTTTAATTTAACCCAATAAAGTGTATAAATAAAAAACTGCGCAATTAAAACATAAAACCCAAAATAGTGCGTATAAATCATTAAAATAGTAATTAATAAATATAATGAAATATACTTTCTCTTAAATTTTTTGATAAATTTAAAGAAATATATAAAAGATAAAACCGTTAGCAAAAACAATAAACTATAAGATCTTACTTCCTGAGAAAAATAGATTAAAAATACATTCGTTGAGGCAATAATTAATGAATATAAACCCACTTTCTTATTATAGATTTCTTTTCCCAAAAAATACATACAAATAACACCTAATGAACCAATAAAAGTGGACAAACTCCTTCCTGAAAATTCGGAAAATCCAAAAATTTTATACCAGCCATAAAGTATCAATTGATATAACGGTGGATGCACTCCAACGTTAACTAGTTCCTTCCACACACTTAATAATGTTTTATCCGGATTACTTACAGTTGCACTATACAACTCATCTAACCAGTAACTTTGAAAAGTCAGACCTTTAAATCTTAGAATAATACCAAGAAATATAAAAATAAATAGAATTATACTATTTTTTTTATCTTGTATAAATTTTGTCATTACATTAGAAATTCTAAATTCTCCTAAATGTTCATTTTCTTAAATTGGGACTCAGGAATTAACTTAATAACAAACATTATCCACTTCCAAAGCCATTTAGTATATAGAATGTTTGCACCTTTTTGCTGTGCCCGGAAAATATCCTTTGCAACATCTAAAGGTTCAGCTGTAATGGCCGCTGGCAAATCCATTCCTGCAGTCATCTTTGTGTTAACAAATCCGGGTTTTACTGTAAGTACCTGAACATTCGCTTCACAGAGCCTGTTTCGAAGCCCTGATAAATATGCAGTAAAACCTGCCTTAGCAGAACCATATGTATAATTGCTTTTCCTGCCTCTGTCACCTGCAACAGAACTTATACCGACAATGAACCCTTTTTGCCGTTTTTCAAAATCATTGGCAATAATATTAAAAAGCCCGACAATACCCGTAAAATTAGTGCCAATAATAGTACGGACTTCATCAAAATTTTCCTGGGATTTTCCCTGGTCACCAAGATATCCGACTGCAGAAATTACCCCTTCGGGCTTTTCAGGCAAGCCCTCATAAAAACCGGATAAAGCACCATATTTCAGCACATCAAATTCAATTAGCTTAACATTAACCTGCCATCGTATTTTTATATCTTTTGAAAATGGTTCCAGCTCATGCACATTTCGGGCAGCAAGATATAGATTGTATCCATTACTGGCATATGTGCGTGCAACTGCTTTTGCAATATCACTCTTAGCACCAACTATTAATATATAGCTCATATTAAATACCCACTCTTTTTGATTGTAGAGAATTAAATTTTTCATCAAGGCCGTATTTCTCCCGAACAGCCCTGAACTTATCAATGTGGGGATATCCTTTCTCAAATATTTCCCGGGTCACTCGTACATCCTTTGTAAGATAAATCCTTCCGCCATATTCAACAACTATTTTATCAAGCTCGTCCAACAGATCAAACAACCCTTTTTCAATTTTAAAATCCAGTGCAAGACTGTATCCCTCAACAGGAAATGACAGATAATTTTCATTAGCTTTTCCATACAACTTCAACACCGCCAGAAAAGATCCTTTCCCTGATTTTGCAATGGTCCCGAGAATTCTTTCAAGGCCCTCATAACTTTTAGATTTTGGTAAAATAAACTGATACTGCGTAAATCCTTTTTTCCCATAAATCCGATTCCAATTACGTATTGCATCCAATGGATAAAAAAATGTATCAACATCAACTGTTACTGGCTTTTTATGCTGCATAGCTTTTAAATAATAAAACCAGTTGAATGCTTTTACAGTATAGCGGTTAAGGGCAAATGACGGGAACATAAACGGAACATTTAGACTGAAAGGAGGTTTATAATCCAATTTGCCGTCTTTTTTAAAATCGCCTGCCATAAGAACACATCTACCGATTTTCTTCCCTTTTGCAAGGCAGTCTATCCACGCCACAGAATAGGGTACAGAATGATATTTCTCGAATGCATCAAAGGTTTCTTTTAGATTTTTAGTCTTTACTGTTATCTGATCTATATATTTTGACTGCACTTTTTTTAATA is a genomic window containing:
- a CDS encoding right-handed parallel beta-helix repeat-containing protein, whose translation is MRKSHLYNSIIFLPLLFLILLLSYCDLFQGDSDDNTDDGLNWITGTSSSVEKETYYVSVSGDDSSDGKSIDRPLKTLAAALRKIKPGGKILILPGTFYESLGMQNFGSKIDTITIAGFNGLPVIDGGNKKTMGIFATDCINLIFQNLLFRNFTDAGLVVSACDGIIIKDVIVKDNGHAVKLIDWEFEGYGIHVENSKHVLIEGVEAYGNGPHPKKTKDILLGTGINTYGNEDIIIRNNSSHHNTGGGLLIEDSYDVLAEGNILYDNDCDASADEWWDAGLWLDGGKNVTLRNNLCYNNLGAGIEVSDEDRQSPTGYVLENNICRNNYFGIFVWNFGTLDWPDQEVIKLSGNQFSDNLRKDVWIVDWME
- the typA gene encoding translational GTPase TypA; this translates as MRKKNIRNIAIIAHVDHGKTTLVDGMLKQSGIYRDNETITERVMDSMDLERERGITIMAKNTAVRYGSIKINIVDTPGHADFGGEVERSLNLVDGAILLVDASEGPLPQTRFVVKKALDKKLPIILVINKIDRSDQRIEEVINEVYDLFIDLDASEDQIDFPVLYTNAKAGIAHLKHGDDSENLKPLFETIISKIPGPETDDEAIPQFLVTNLSYDSYVGQIAVGRLFNGTLELGKQYSHCTKKEVVKGVKFSALYTFENLKRKDTQKAEAGDIIALAGVDNIEIGDTISDLENPKPLERIHIDEPTLSMIFYVNKSPFAGTEGQFLTSRHIRERLYRETLGNMAINVEDTERHDAFEVFGRGELQMAVLIETMRREGYEFAVSKPKVVTKIIDDKKCEPVEHVFIDVPEVYVGVITEKLAVRKGRMINMVNHGHGRYDLEFLIPARGLIGFRSQFLTDTKGSGIMNSILNGYEPWFGPIPQRTTGALVADRVGRVTNYARLAMVDRGTLFVKTGTQVYEGMIIGERNRTADLYVNITKEKKLTNMRSSTSEATVTLRPPTMLSLDQAIEFIAEDELVEVTPQNIRLAKMIRERKKRGPKI
- a CDS encoding HAD-IB family hydrolase: MTDIAFFDFDGTVTGKDSFPDFIKYSVGKKNYYSGLILLTPVLAAYKLKIIPNFIAKEKLIAYFFKNWEIDYLQNIANQYSINEIDKIVNSRAIEKIKWHKQKNHKVVIVSASLECYLKAWCSKNDIDLISTMLEVKKNRITGKLAGKNCYGNEKLNRIKEKYNLSEYNSIYVYGDSKGDKQMLDIADKKYFRAF
- a CDS encoding glycosyltransferase family 39 protein gives rise to the protein MTKFIQDKKNSIILFIFIFLGIILRFKGLTFQSYWLDELYSATVSNPDKTLLSVWKELVNVGVHPPLYQLILYGWYKIFGFSEFSGRSLSTFIGSLGVICMYFLGKEIYNKKVGLYSLIIASTNVFLIYFSQEVRSYSLLFLLTVLSFIYFFKFIKKFKRKYISLYLLITILMIYTHYFGFYVLIAQFFIYTLYWVKLKEKQKYLIVVAGIALLAIIISLLPLRKNLLRNLSRKSFWIICPPPAFVVYYIKYYFRNVYLIIVYFYVSLISLFSLFNKRDKTDFKFKTIILLIWIGSGYILPYLESVISVPILTVRNTIIVVPAIIVFLAFGVYLIGTKKQGEIIVAIIVFLSIFQLYYMGYYNKINKEQWREVFVDANKINNKIPMFDIVFNGYGYSTYADMLGMDFHIYSIDSLQSDYNSGFLPDSFWVLDAHGDNIAQSELLKNKGLRQVYKISHYEACGVLYSYTPEDDKKNNLKK
- a CDS encoding SDR family oxidoreductase produces the protein MSYILIVGAKSDIAKAVARTYASNGYNLYLAARNVHELEPFSKDIKIRWQVNVKLIEFDVLKYGALSGFYEGLPEKPEGVISAVGYLGDQGKSQENFDEVRTIIGTNFTGIVGLFNIIANDFEKRQKGFIVGISSVAGDRGRKSNYTYGSAKAGFTAYLSGLRNRLCEANVQVLTVKPGFVNTKMTAGMDLPAAITAEPLDVAKDIFRAQQKGANILYTKWLWKWIMFVIKLIPESQFKKMNI
- a CDS encoding FAD-binding oxidoreductase — its product is MSLGSWGNYPSIDNTAFAFEDIEGLKNIVINNDEIMPYGNGRSYGDSALSKNVIDTRLFNLMLDFDENTGVLRCQAGVLLADIISVFLPRGWFLSVTPGTKLITVGGAIASDVHGKNHHVEGCFSSCVKEFNLMIATGEIVTCSREQNVELFNATCGGMGLTGIIIDAEIVLKKVQSKYIDQITVKTKNLKETFDAFEKYHSVPYSVAWIDCLAKGKKIGRCVLMAGDFKKDGKLDYKPPFSLNVPFMFPSFALNRYTVKAFNWFYYLKAMQHKKPVTVDVDTFFYPLDAIRNWNRIYGKKGFTQYQFILPKSKSYEGLERILGTIAKSGKGSFLAVLKLYGKANENYLSFPVEGYSLALDFKIEKGLFDLLDELDKIVVEYGGRIYLTKDVRVTREIFEKGYPHIDKFRAVREKYGLDEKFNSLQSKRVGI